From the Primulina tabacum isolate GXHZ01 chromosome 15, ASM2559414v2, whole genome shotgun sequence genome, one window contains:
- the LOC142527571 gene encoding protein disulfide-isomerase like 2-1-like, with product MARLWICSAFALILCLFAHAFADDVVVLTEDNFEKEVGQNRGALVEFYAPWCGHCKKLAPEYENLGASFKKAKSILIGKVDCDEHKSLCSKYGVSGYPTIQWFPKGSLEPKKYEGERSAEALTEFVNSEGGTNVKIAKVPSSVVVLTPDNFDEIVLDEKKDVLVEFYAPWCGHCKNLAPTYEKVAKAFDVEEDVVIANVDADSYKDLAEKYGVSGFPTLKFFPKNKKAGEDYDGGRDLDDFVNFINEKCGTSRNGKGQLTSKAGVVETLNSLVKEFMSATNEDKKAVFNRIEEEAEKLTGSTARYGKIYVKAAKSCLDKGADYAKKEVQRLERMLAKSISPAKEDEFTLKRNILSTFASDH from the exons ATGGCGAGACTGTGGATCTGCTCAGCATTCGCTTTGATTTTGTGCCTGTTTGCTCATGCGTTTGCCGACGATGTCGTGGTGTTGACCGAGGACAACTTCGAGAAAGAGGTTGGCCAAAATCGAGGAGCTCTCGTTGAGTTCTACGCTCCCTG GTGTGGACACTGTAAAAAGCTTGCTCCCGAGTATGAAAACCTTGGCGCGAGTTTCAAGAAGGCCAAATCAATTTTGATTGGCAAG GTTGATTGTGATGAGCACAAAAGTCTTTGCAGTAAATATGGGGTTTCTGGCTATCCCACCATCCAATGGTTTCCCAAGGGCTCTTTGGAGCCAAAAAA GTATGAAGGTGAACGTAGTGCAGAAGCCCTTACCGAATTTGTAAACAGTGAAGGAG GGACAAATGTTAAGATTGCTAAAGTCCCTTCGAGTGTAGTGGTTCTAACTCCCGACAACTTTGATGAAATCGTACTTGATGAGAAAAAAGATGTCCTTGTGGAGTTTTATGCACCCTG GTGTGGTCATTGCAAGAACCTTGCTCCT ACTTACGAAAAGGTTGCAAAAGCATTCGACGTGGAAGAAGATGTTGTGATTGCCAATGTCGATGCTGATAGTTACAAGGATCTTGCTGAGAA GTATGGCGTGAGTGGTTTTCCTACCCTGAAGTTCTTCCCGAAGAACAAGAAGGCTGGTGAAGATTATGATGGTGGCAGAGATTTAGATGACTTTGTTAACTTCATCAATGAGAAGTGTGGAACTAGCCGAAATGGTAAAGGACAATTGACTTCTAAG GCTGGTGTTGTTGAGACCCTAAATAGCTTAGTGAAGGAATTTATGAGTGCAACAAATGAGGATAAAAAGGCTGTATTCAACCGGATAGAAGAGGAAGCTGAAAAACTTACAGGGTCTACTGCAAG ATATGGGAAGATATACGTGAAAGCTGCCAAGAGTTGCTTGGACAAAGGTGCTGATTACGCCAAAAAAGAAGTTCAGCGGCTAGAACGCATGCTAGCCAAG TCTATCAGCCCAGCCAAGGAGGATGAGTTCACACTAAAGAGGAATATCCTGTCCACATTTGCCTCAGACCACTGA